Proteins encoded in a region of the Megalops cyprinoides isolate fMegCyp1 chromosome 3, fMegCyp1.pri, whole genome shotgun sequence genome:
- the vma21 gene encoding vacuolar ATPase assembly integral membrane protein vma21, translated as MDIFDKTSLNAMPAPVQDFRGTDGSLLSALKTLLFFTIMMITLPIGLYFASKAYVFEASMGFSSNDSYFYAAIVAVVAVHVVLALFVYVAWNEGSRQSREGKQD; from the exons ATGGATATATTTGATAAAACGTCACTTAATGCGATGCCAGCACCGGTCCAAGACTTCAGAGG gACCGATGGATCATTACTGTCAGCTCTGAAGACTTTACTGTTTTTCACAATTATGATGATCACCTTACCAATAGGATTGTACTTTGCTTCAAAAGCATACGTTTTTGAAG CTTCGATGGGGTTTTCCAGCAACGACAGCTATTTCTACGCCGCCATTGTGGCAGTGGTGGCAGTACACGTTGTGTTGGCCCTCTTCGTGTACGTGGCGTGGAATGAAGGTTCTCGGCAGTCAAGGGAGGGCAAGCAGGACTAG